Proteins from one Armatimonadota bacterium genomic window:
- the ribH gene encoding 6,7-dimethyl-8-ribityllumazine synthase: MNGLVRGAVETLVNAHVPQECVVVARVPGSFELPLACAEFARRREFCTVIALGCIVRGETTHNTHIANAVFSALTTLSLETSKPIALGVVTAETMEQAAARAGGANGNRGADAAHAAIEMLSLLTSIRAGAV; encoded by the coding sequence ATGAACGGATTGGTTCGTGGCGCCGTCGAAACCCTGGTTAACGCCCACGTGCCGCAAGAGTGCGTCGTAGTGGCGCGTGTTCCCGGCAGCTTTGAGCTGCCGCTGGCGTGCGCCGAGTTCGCTCGCCGCCGGGAGTTTTGCACCGTCATCGCGCTCGGGTGCATTGTGCGAGGTGAAACAACGCACAATACTCACATTGCGAACGCGGTGTTTTCGGCCCTCACAACGCTTTCGCTGGAGACAAGCAAACCGATCGCGCTCGGCGTGGTCACCGCCGAGACCATGGAACAGGCGGCAGCACGCGCAGGAGGAGCCAACGGGAATCGCGGCGCGGATGCCGCGCACGCTGCGATTGAGATGCTGAGTCTACTGACCAGCATCCGCGCGGGCGCGGTTTGA
- a CDS encoding bifunctional 3,4-dihydroxy-2-butanone-4-phosphate synthase/GTP cyclohydrolase II, whose amino-acid sequence MPFSTVETAIEDIRAGRIVIVVDDEDRENEGDFIMAAEMVTPDAMNFMIRYGRGIPCVPATPERLEALRIPMMVKNNTARLGTAMGETVDALNGTTTGISAFDRAVTVRVFVDPNAVPEDLARPGHVIPLRATEGGVLKRAGHTEATVDLCRLAGLQPCGILCEIVGDDGSMARLPELEALASRFDLHIITTAALIEYRRRTERLVTRVATTRLPTGEYGDWTVHAYEATVPPFGAMALVKGDIRGAEPVLVRVHSSCVTGDLLDSLKCDCGSQLQLALARIAEAGSGLLIYLEQEGRGIGLINKLRAYQLQEQGADTVQANEMLGFKPDLRDYGIGAQVMTDLGVKKIRFMTNNPMKVAGLEGYGLEIVEWVPITAPPNEHNQRYLKTKAAKMGHVFEPCDLTPEGRASLLPEAAPADQGGAV is encoded by the coding sequence ATGCCATTCAGCACTGTAGAAACCGCCATTGAGGATATCCGAGCCGGTCGCATCGTCATTGTGGTAGACGATGAGGACCGTGAGAACGAGGGTGACTTTATTATGGCCGCCGAGATGGTCACGCCCGACGCAATGAACTTTATGATCCGGTACGGCCGCGGAATACCGTGCGTTCCGGCGACGCCGGAGCGGTTGGAAGCTCTGCGGATACCGATGATGGTAAAGAACAATACCGCCCGACTTGGTACCGCGATGGGCGAAACCGTGGACGCGCTGAATGGCACTACCACGGGGATTTCGGCATTTGACCGCGCAGTTACAGTGCGCGTGTTCGTGGATCCCAACGCTGTGCCGGAGGACCTGGCCCGGCCCGGACACGTAATCCCACTGCGGGCGACCGAGGGCGGCGTGCTCAAGCGAGCCGGCCACACGGAAGCAACGGTCGATCTCTGTCGCCTCGCAGGGCTGCAGCCCTGCGGCATCCTGTGCGAGATCGTTGGCGACGACGGGTCGATGGCGCGACTCCCCGAGCTGGAGGCGCTGGCGAGCCGGTTTGACCTGCACATCATCACCACAGCGGCTCTCATCGAGTACCGACGCCGGACCGAACGCCTGGTGACCCGCGTTGCCACCACCAGGCTGCCCACCGGAGAATACGGAGACTGGACCGTGCACGCCTACGAAGCCACCGTGCCTCCGTTTGGGGCGATGGCACTGGTGAAGGGCGATATACGTGGAGCTGAGCCGGTTCTGGTGCGCGTCCACTCCTCTTGCGTGACGGGTGACCTGCTGGATTCGCTGAAGTGCGACTGCGGCAGCCAACTGCAGCTGGCGTTGGCCCGCATCGCCGAGGCTGGGAGCGGACTGCTGATCTATCTGGAGCAGGAAGGCCGCGGAATCGGGTTGATCAACAAACTGCGCGCGTACCAGCTGCAGGAGCAAGGCGCCGACACGGTTCAAGCGAACGAAATGCTCGGTTTCAAGCCGGATCTGCGCGATTACGGCATTGGAGCCCAGGTGATGACCGACCTCGGCGTCAAAAAGATCCGCTTTATGACCAACAACCCAATGAAGGTGGCCGGCCTGGAGGGCTACGGTCTTGAGATTGTGGAGTGGGTTCCGATCACCGCGCCGCCGAACGAGCACAATCAGCGCTACCTGAAAACCAAGGCGGCGAAGATGGGCCATGTGTTTGAGCCGTGCGATCTGACGCCGGAGGGGCGCGCGTCGCTGCTGCCGGAGGCTGCGCCGGCCGACCAGGGCGGCGCGGTTTGA
- the aat gene encoding leucyl/phenylalanyl-tRNA--protein transferase, which translates to MLQPDEVLYAYVRAWFPMWVHEEGGIAWFHPDPRAIIPLDALHLSRSMRKTLRQGRFTVEWNRQFASVMQGCADRPEGTWIAGTVIDAYTALAEAGYAHSVEVMRDGRLAGGLYGVAIGGAFMAESMFHRETDASKVALAALVERLNDCAFQLLDVQYLTPHLISMGAVEISAAEYGRRLGRAIRARPLPLPAGA; encoded by the coding sequence GTGCTTCAGCCCGACGAAGTGTTGTACGCCTACGTGCGCGCATGGTTCCCGATGTGGGTGCACGAGGAGGGCGGCATCGCGTGGTTTCATCCGGATCCTCGCGCCATCATACCGTTGGACGCGCTCCACCTGTCGCGGTCGATGCGCAAAACCCTCCGTCAGGGAAGGTTTACCGTGGAGTGGAACCGGCAGTTCGCCAGCGTGATGCAGGGCTGCGCCGATCGCCCGGAGGGAACCTGGATAGCCGGTACGGTGATCGATGCCTACACTGCGTTGGCTGAGGCGGGTTACGCGCATAGCGTGGAGGTGATGCGCGACGGCCGGCTTGCAGGCGGACTCTACGGCGTGGCGATCGGTGGCGCTTTCATGGCGGAGAGCATGTTCCATCGCGAAACCGATGCCTCCAAGGTGGCCCTTGCAGCACTGGTCGAGCGGCTGAACGATTGCGCATTCCAGCTGTTGGATGTGCAGTACCTCACGCCACACCTGATCAGCATGGGAGCTGTCGAAATCAGCGCAGCCGAGTACGGTCGGCGCCTCGGGCGCGCCATTCGTGCCCGGCCTCTTCCGTTGCCGGCTGGCGCCTGA
- a CDS encoding aspartate aminotransferase family protein, with protein MNREKTIQELSADSFLSEVVGFETRYVARQAAGARIETYTGDRLIDFSGGIAVHACGHSCPEVVAAIVEQAQQLTHTSDTMRHVPQLELGKKITDLLHAAVPGDPWSVLFLNGGSEAIDACAKLALRATGRRKLVAFEGAFHGRTIFATALSRSNRVHWAAYEPFLAALRSDISHAPAPRCAGMRPSEHLTRCDGSCMEGVERILAANGDATAAVFFEAQQGEGGYVPMPRAAADRLAAAVRRHEALLIADEIQCGFGRTGRWFGFEHVGLEPDIVAFGKAIGGGLPLAGVAARRPVMDAWQPGEHGTTFGGNPLACAAGYAALQVIERDRLLERANAVAGRIRAALEPMVGSHGIVDVRGFGLMLGIELRDEHGAPDYARVNAVKEHAREHGLLILSCGARIGSPAVDNACLRLVPPLNIADDALEAGLMILVTALENAVTATAVRHIGTRKSGIGAGTA; from the coding sequence TTGAATCGCGAGAAGACGATACAAGAGCTGAGCGCCGACAGTTTCCTGTCGGAGGTGGTTGGATTTGAGACGCGTTATGTGGCCCGCCAGGCCGCTGGTGCGCGCATCGAGACCTACACCGGCGACCGGCTTATCGACTTCTCCGGAGGCATCGCCGTGCACGCGTGCGGGCACAGCTGTCCTGAGGTGGTAGCGGCAATCGTGGAGCAGGCTCAACAGCTGACGCACACCTCCGACACGATGCGTCATGTGCCGCAGCTGGAGTTGGGCAAGAAGATCACCGATCTTCTTCATGCCGCCGTACCCGGCGATCCGTGGTCGGTGCTCTTCCTGAATGGCGGGAGTGAGGCCATTGATGCCTGCGCAAAGCTGGCTCTCAGGGCCACAGGGCGTAGAAAGCTCGTGGCGTTTGAAGGGGCGTTCCACGGCAGGACGATCTTCGCCACAGCGCTGTCACGCTCCAACCGGGTGCACTGGGCCGCTTACGAGCCGTTCCTCGCTGCGCTCCGTTCCGACATATCGCACGCCCCGGCGCCCCGGTGTGCCGGCATGCGGCCTTCCGAGCACCTGACGCGATGCGATGGCAGCTGTATGGAGGGCGTGGAGCGCATTCTCGCCGCAAACGGCGACGCGACGGCCGCCGTGTTCTTCGAGGCTCAGCAGGGCGAAGGTGGATACGTGCCGATGCCGCGCGCCGCCGCCGACCGGCTGGCAGCGGCGGTGCGCCGCCACGAAGCGCTGCTGATCGCCGATGAGATACAGTGTGGATTTGGCCGCACCGGACGATGGTTCGGCTTTGAGCATGTTGGGTTGGAGCCCGACATTGTGGCGTTCGGCAAGGCGATCGGCGGCGGCTTGCCACTGGCGGGCGTTGCAGCGCGGCGACCGGTCATGGACGCCTGGCAGCCGGGCGAGCACGGCACCACGTTCGGCGGCAACCCGTTGGCGTGCGCCGCAGGCTACGCCGCGCTGCAGGTGATTGAGCGTGACAGGCTGCTGGAGCGCGCCAACGCCGTCGCCGGGCGAATTCGCGCGGCTCTGGAGCCGATGGTGGGATCGCACGGCATCGTGGATGTGCGGGGTTTTGGCCTTATGCTCGGCATTGAACTGCGGGATGAGCACGGCGCGCCGGACTATGCGCGCGTCAACGCGGTGAAGGAGCATGCGCGAGAGCACGGCCTGCTGATCCTGAGCTGTGGCGCCCGAATTGGTTCACCCGCTGTAGACAATGCGTGCCTCCGCCTGGTGCCGCCGCTGAACATTGCGGATGACGCCCTGGAGGCTGGCCTCATGATACTGGTAACGGCACTTGAGAACGCAGTGACGGCCACGGCAGTGCGGCATATCGGCACGCGAAAGAGCGGTATCGGAGCCGGGACGGCATAG